In Cryptomeria japonica chromosome 10, Sugi_1.0, whole genome shotgun sequence, a genomic segment contains:
- the LOC131059899 gene encoding uncharacterized protein LOC131059899 has product MGLRVLVRSSLMLAEAVLIQNIGLDKGSKMFRYILSAMTLSRMETLEARIENLKFWGLSAEEIWQVFRIAPIVFSFSKENIGEKMKFVVNHLEVPTNSVVNHPKWLQNNLEWSMRPRFLVWQKIESTTSHDLSILKVLMMTEGRFIKIIEGHPDSETLWTIYENAISDAPNGTKRSSSLRL; this is encoded by the coding sequence ATGGGTCTGAGAGTACTGGTACGCAGTTCTCTAATGCTTGCAGAAGCTGTTCTCATTCAGAACATTGGCCTTGATAAAGGAAGCAAAATGTTCAGATATATTTTAAGTGCAATGACTCTTAGCCGTATGGAAACGTTGGAGGCCAGAATAGAGAATCTCAAATTTTGGGGTCTCTCGGCCGAGGAAATCTGGCAAGTATTTAGGATTGCTCCTATAGTCTTCAGTTTCTCCAAGGAAAATATTGGTGAGAAGATGAAATTTGTAGTTAATCATTTGGAGGTCCCTACAAATTCTGTAGTGAATCATCCTAAGTGGTTGCAAAACAATTTAGAATGGTCTATGAGGCCCAGGTTTTTGGTTTGGCAGAAAATCGAGTCCACCACTAGCCACGATCTTTCTATTCTCAAGGTATTGATGATGACAGAGGGAAGGTTTATCAAGATTATAGAAGGGCATCCTGACTCTGAAACCTTGTGGACAATTTATGAAAATGCCATTTCTGATGCGCCCAATGGTACAAAGAGATCAAGTAGTTTGAGATTGTGA